From the genome of Roseicitreum antarcticum:
GCCCATGCGATGACTCGATCGCTTTTGACCATGCCGTCGCCGTGATGCTCAGCGTAGGTCACGAACATGCGCAGCAAGATCCGCTGCGTTCGGAATTTGAAACCCATCGCCTCGTGAAGCGCGACGTAGCGCGAAAGATCGTCGGTCAGCATGACACTTCTCCCGGCCACGGTTGTGCGATCCGCTCCAGCATGATGACATCGACTTTGGCGTATAGGACCGTGGTCTCCACGGACTTGTGTCGCAAAACCGCGCCAATCGACTGCAAAGTGGCACCGCTTCGGAGCAGGTGTGTAGCTGCCGAATGGCGTAGCAAGTTCGCTCCGCGTGATGGCGGATCCTCAATGCCAGAGCGCGTCAAAGCATGAGAAACGATCTGAGAAATAGACGGAGAACCATGAAACGGCCGAAATGGCGCGGTTACTGTCAGGAACATGCGGTC
Proteins encoded in this window:
- a CDS encoding tyrosine-type recombinase/integrase produces the protein MATIIIAALSVTRSGRTCRGVLRSSNQAGIRDRAILLLLARLGLRAGDISEMLQHIDWRSGTLRVKGKGRSETLLPLPQDAGDAVLGYLNDARPAVDDDRMFLTVTAPFRPFHGSPSISQIVSHALTRSGIEDPPSRGANLLRHSAATHLLRSGATLQSIGAVLRHKSVETTVLYAKVDVIMLERIAQPWPGEVSC